A stretch of the Erinaceus europaeus chromosome 1, mEriEur2.1, whole genome shotgun sequence genome encodes the following:
- the MYOZ1 gene encoding myozenin-1, whose translation MPLSGTPAPNKKRKSSKLIMELTGGGQESSGLNLGKKISVPRDVMLEELSLLTNRGSKMFKLRQMRVEKFIYENHPDVFSDSSMDHFQKFLPTVGGQLGTAGQGYSYSKGSGGIQAGGSGSSGQYGSDQQHHQGSGSGSGGAGGPGGQTGRGGASGTAGGGEPGTGDQAGGEGKHITVFKTYISPWERAMGVDTQQKKEFGIDLLAYGAKAELPQYKSFNRTAMPYGGYEKASKRMTFQMPKFDLGPLLSEPLVLYNQNLSNRPSFNRTPIPWLSSGEPVDYNVDIGIPLDGETEEL comes from the exons GTGGACAGGAGAgctcaggcttgaatctgggcaaGAAGATCAGTGTCCCAAGAGATGTGATGTTGGAAGAGCTGTCCTTACTCACTAATAGAGGCTCTAAGATGTTCAAACTTCGGCAGATGCGAGTGGAGAAATTTATCTATGAAAATCATCCTGATGTCTTCTCTGACAGCTCTATG GATCACTTCCAGAAGTTCCTTCCTACAGTGGGGGGACAGCTGGGCACAGCTGGACAGGGATATTCTTACAGCAAGGGCAGTGGTGGAATCCAGGCAGGGGGAAGTGGCTCTTCTGGACAGTATGGTTCTGACCAGCAGCACCATCAGGGTTCTGGATCTGGATCTGGGGGTGCAGGTGGTCCTGGTGGCCAGACTGGAAGAGGAGGAGCTTCTGGCACAGCAGGGGGTGGTGAGCCAGGAACAG GAGACCAGGCTGGTGGAGAAGGAAAACATATCACTGTGTTCAAGACCTACATTTCCCCATGGGAGAGAGCCATGGGAGTTGACACCcagcaaaaaaaagaatttggcatTGACCTGCTGGCCTATGGAGCCAAAGCTGAACTCCCCCAATATAAGTCCTTCAACAG GACGGCCATGCCCTATGGTGGATATGAGAAGGCCTCAAAACGCATGACCTTCCAGATGCCgaagtttgatctggggcctctgCTAAGTGAACCTCTGGTCCTCTATAACCAGAACCTCTCCAACAGACCTTCTTTTAATAGAACCCCTATCCCCTGGCTGAGTTCTGGGGAGCCTGTAGACTACAACGTGGATATTGGCATCCCCttggatggggaaactgaggaactGTGA